A single genomic interval of Bartonella sp. HY328 harbors:
- a CDS encoding ABC transporter substrate-binding protein translates to MKVKNGNLFKSILAKIILGGSFVSANCLMATAATPDNTLVMAWNIDAISTFDPAQIGEVVSNEILMNICSSLVNLDPDNETKVIPALAESWHLSDDGLEIVFNLRKTLKFSDGQPATAYDLAWSLQRVIKLGLGNAATLTEYGFTKETIDTAVTATDPYTLVIKLDKPYPLDLFLTAIGANRVSVLLNKQAILANEVSGDFGNKYLATHMDCVGPYRLIRWNPSEVVQLQANDQYWGEAPKLSNILIRHVTEAGTQRLLLEKGDVDVARDLSPEDMRDLAGQNKINSVRTLRPQLVFLNLNNGHRAFSHPKVRLAMRYLIDYQAIADTVIKDIGIARASFVQLGAFGALDEKQGEPFKLDIEKARSLLLEAGYENGFEVNMLIGSLPYTAPIAQSIQDNASKVGIKINIERMANNQLFSRVRAREFDTSMMAWQATVPDAHGNASRMLYNPDNRPDAKQSMYPSWRVGYYNEDVNKKVMQALFEKDREKRQQLYFELQRDMFENGPIAYIFQSYYVAGLNKKLHNWTWNGFRVYYNLAQK, encoded by the coding sequence ATGAAAGTTAAAAATGGGAATTTATTCAAATCAATATTGGCTAAAATTATTTTAGGAGGTAGTTTTGTTTCTGCAAATTGCCTGATGGCAACGGCTGCCACCCCCGATAATACCTTAGTCATGGCTTGGAATATTGATGCAATCAGCACCTTTGATCCAGCCCAAATTGGTGAGGTGGTCTCCAATGAAATTTTAATGAATATTTGCAGCAGCCTTGTCAATCTTGATCCTGACAATGAAACTAAGGTTATTCCAGCATTAGCTGAAAGCTGGCACCTTAGCGATGATGGTTTAGAGATTGTATTTAACCTAAGAAAGACATTAAAATTTTCAGATGGACAGCCCGCCACCGCATATGATCTTGCATGGTCACTGCAAAGAGTAATTAAACTTGGTCTTGGTAATGCTGCAACTTTAACCGAATATGGTTTTACAAAGGAAACTATTGATACAGCTGTAACTGCAACGGACCCATATACACTGGTTATCAAGCTTGATAAACCCTATCCTTTGGATTTGTTTTTGACGGCAATTGGTGCCAATCGCGTTTCGGTTCTTTTAAATAAGCAAGCTATATTGGCAAATGAAGTTAGCGGCGATTTTGGTAATAAATATTTAGCTACCCACATGGATTGTGTTGGTCCTTATAGATTAATACGTTGGAACCCAAGTGAAGTCGTACAATTACAAGCCAATGATCAATATTGGGGCGAAGCACCCAAGTTAAGCAATATTCTGATTAGACATGTGACAGAAGCTGGAACGCAAAGACTATTGCTTGAAAAAGGTGATGTTGATGTTGCCCGCGACCTTTCCCCCGAGGATATGAGGGATTTGGCAGGCCAGAATAAAATCAATAGTGTACGGACATTGCGTCCACAATTGGTTTTTTTAAATTTAAATAATGGTCATCGCGCATTTTCGCATCCCAAAGTGCGTTTAGCAATGCGCTATCTTATCGATTATCAGGCAATTGCCGATACTGTTATCAAGGATATTGGTATAGCAAGAGCCAGTTTTGTGCAGCTCGGTGCTTTTGGCGCACTTGATGAAAAACAAGGCGAACCTTTTAAACTCGATATTGAAAAAGCAAGATCCTTATTGTTAGAGGCTGGATATGAAAATGGATTTGAAGTGAATATGCTGATTGGCAGCTTGCCCTATACGGCGCCAATCGCTCAATCAATCCAAGATAATGCGAGCAAAGTTGGGATAAAAATAAATATTGAACGCATGGCCAATAACCAGCTTTTCAGCCGTGTGCGCGCTCGTGAATTTGATACTTCCATGATGGCTTGGCAAGCCACCGTTCCCGATGCTCATGGTAATGCCTCGCGTATGCTTTATAATCCTGATAATAGGCCAGATGCAAAACAAAGCATGTATCCAAGCTGGCGTGTTGGTTATTATAATGAAGATGTCAATAAAAAAGTCATGCAAGCTTTATTTGAGAAAGATCGAGAAAAACGTCAACAATTATATTTTGAGCTACAGCGTGACATGTTTGAAAATGGTCCAATAGCATATATATTCCAAAGCTATTACGTCGCAGGGCTTAATAAAAAACTCCATAATTGGACCTGGAATGGGTTTAGAGTTTATTATAATTTAGCACAAAAATAG
- a CDS encoding ABC transporter substrate-binding protein: protein MALYCIKTFKSKLLTFASIWAIGSTICTLPFDANAKTPSDTLIIAWNIDAIITFDPAQIVEVVTDEIFQNMCNSLVSIDPNNEKAILPMLAQSWEVSQDNTQIKFHLRDDLKFADGRPASASDIEWALKRVVKLNFANAATLKEYGITADNIDEAVKAIDDKTLILKFDKPYPPQLTLTAIGANRVASALDRETIMQNEKNGDFGNQYLITHTACVGPYELQRWNAGEGVLLTVNKNYWGAAPKLRQILIRHVGEPGTQRLLLEKGDIDVARDLTPEDVNDLEKNTDVVVSRILRPTLNHWSFNTADPIFSNEKVRLAMRYLIDYEGLSKTVLKGVGVTRASFVQLGAFGALDEAQGQPFSLDIEKAKSLLVEAGYKDGFEASVLIGTHPYSSPIAQSIQDNASKIGVKLKIERMANSQLFSKVRSREFQTAMYGWAASVPDAHSNASRLIYNPDNRLEAKNAGYPSWRASYFDENVNNEILAALFEKDPQKREQRYFDLQKEMFEKGPQAYIFQLYNVAGLRPEIKKWVWNGYRAFYDLAEK, encoded by the coding sequence ATGGCGTTATATTGTATAAAAACTTTTAAAAGCAAGTTATTAACTTTTGCAAGCATATGGGCGATAGGGTCAACTATTTGTACATTGCCGTTTGATGCAAACGCTAAAACCCCGTCAGATACACTTATTATTGCATGGAATATAGACGCCATCATTACTTTTGATCCGGCGCAAATTGTTGAAGTCGTTACCGATGAAATATTCCAAAACATGTGTAATTCATTGGTGTCGATTGATCCTAATAACGAAAAGGCAATATTACCAATGTTGGCGCAAAGTTGGGAAGTGTCGCAAGACAATACCCAAATTAAGTTTCATTTGCGTGATGATTTAAAATTTGCAGATGGCCGGCCTGCAAGTGCAAGTGACATTGAATGGGCGCTAAAACGCGTTGTTAAGTTAAATTTTGCCAATGCTGCAACCTTAAAAGAATATGGCATAACTGCTGATAATATTGATGAAGCAGTAAAGGCTATTGATGACAAGACTTTAATTTTAAAATTTGATAAGCCCTATCCACCTCAATTAACGCTTACCGCCATTGGTGCCAATCGTGTTGCAAGTGCTCTTGATCGCGAAACAATTATGCAAAACGAGAAAAATGGCGATTTTGGCAATCAATATTTGATAACCCATACAGCCTGTGTTGGCCCTTATGAATTACAAAGGTGGAATGCCGGCGAAGGTGTTTTGCTTACGGTAAATAAAAACTATTGGGGTGCCGCGCCAAAGCTCAGGCAAATCCTTATCCGCCATGTCGGTGAACCAGGAACCCAGCGGCTTTTATTGGAAAAGGGCGATATTGATGTTGCCCGTGATCTTACGCCTGAAGATGTAAATGATCTTGAAAAAAACACCGATGTCGTGGTTAGTCGGATATTACGGCCGACACTTAATCATTGGTCGTTTAATACAGCGGATCCAATATTTTCTAACGAAAAAGTACGTTTGGCAATGCGCTATCTCATTGATTATGAGGGACTGTCTAAAACTGTACTAAAAGGCGTTGGCGTAACACGAGCAAGTTTTGTGCAATTGGGAGCATTTGGCGCATTGGATGAAGCGCAAGGCCAGCCCTTTTCTTTAGATATTGAAAAAGCCAAATCATTATTGGTAGAAGCTGGATATAAGGATGGCTTTGAGGCGAGTGTTTTAATCGGTACACATCCTTATTCATCACCCATTGCTCAGTCTATCCAAGACAATGCGTCAAAAATTGGCGTGAAATTAAAAATAGAGCGCATGGCAAATTCGCAGCTTTTTTCCAAGGTGCGTAGTCGCGAATTTCAAACGGCGATGTATGGTTGGGCCGCTTCTGTGCCTGATGCCCATAGCAATGCCTCGCGTCTCATTTATAACCCCGATAATCGATTGGAGGCGAAAAATGCTGGCTATCCAAGCTGGCGTGCGTCCTATTTTGATGAAAATGTAAATAACGAAATACTCGCTGCTTTATTTGAAAAAGACCCACAAAAGCGTGAGCAACGCTATTTTGATTTACAAAAGGAAATGTTTGAAAAAGGGCCACAGGCATATATTTTCCAACTGTATAATGTTGCTGGCCTCCGTCCAGAGATAAAAAAATGGGTTTGGAATGGGTATCGAGCATTTTATGATCTAGCTGAAAAATAA
- a CDS encoding M20 family metallopeptidase, giving the protein MQNSERVWDIIEEKRSDYEGLSDRVWGMPEIAYTEYRSVLEHKKMLEAEGFKLHENVAGIPTAIIGEAGEGGPIIAFLGEYDALPGLSQEANIAQYRPLEGNGNGHGCGHNLLGSAALLAAAAVKDWLIETGTAGRVRYYGCPAEEGGAAKAYMARAGAFDDVDIAITWHPASFTRVGESLSLANTRMDFKFTGRTSHAAASPHLGRSALDAVELMNVGVNYLREHVPSDSRIHYAYLDAGGVAPNVVQGKAWVRYAIRSSNLSGMLDLNERVKKIAYGAAMMTETKVDISIMSAVSNMLPNTPLQEVMDKNMHCLGGVAFDEKDRKFAAEIQATLSAQEIETDYLRVGQALDLQKPLCDYVIPYTQQGVPMIGSTDVGDVSWVVPTVEAKIATHAIGTPGHSWQITAQGKAPAAHKGMLYAAKVMAGTGLDVLRDPVLMQEIKNDHKKRLAKTPYICPIPADVKPPIQPKPTNLE; this is encoded by the coding sequence ATGCAAAACAGTGAACGCGTTTGGGATATTATTGAGGAAAAGCGTAGCGATTATGAAGGATTAAGCGACCGCGTTTGGGGCATGCCTGAAATTGCCTATACAGAATATAGATCGGTGCTTGAGCATAAAAAAATGCTAGAAGCGGAAGGCTTTAAACTTCATGAAAATGTAGCAGGTATTCCCACCGCCATCATCGGCGAGGCCGGTGAAGGGGGGCCTATTATTGCATTTTTGGGTGAATATGATGCTCTTCCCGGCCTTAGCCAAGAGGCCAATATCGCCCAATATCGCCCCCTTGAAGGAAATGGCAATGGTCATGGCTGCGGCCATAATCTGTTAGGCTCTGCGGCGCTGCTTGCGGCGGCAGCTGTTAAGGACTGGCTTATAGAAACGGGTACTGCTGGGCGCGTGCGTTATTATGGTTGCCCAGCAGAGGAGGGGGGCGCAGCAAAGGCCTATATGGCACGAGCTGGCGCATTTGATGATGTTGATATTGCCATTACATGGCATCCTGCCTCTTTTACCCGTGTTGGTGAATCCCTGTCTCTTGCAAATACAAGGATGGATTTTAAATTTACCGGCCGCACATCCCATGCCGCAGCATCACCCCATCTTGGCCGCAGTGCACTTGATGCGGTTGAATTGATGAATGTTGGTGTCAATTATTTACGCGAGCATGTTCCCTCAGATTCACGCATTCATTATGCATATCTTGATGCTGGCGGCGTTGCCCCTAATGTTGTGCAGGGAAAGGCGTGGGTGCGTTATGCTATTCGCTCGTCCAACTTATCTGGAATGCTTGATCTTAATGAAAGAGTTAAAAAGATTGCTTATGGCGCGGCGATGATGACGGAAACTAAAGTTGATATTTCCATCATGAGTGCCGTTTCTAATATGCTGCCCAATACACCGCTTCAAGAAGTTATGGATAAGAATATGCATTGCCTTGGCGGTGTAGCTTTTGATGAAAAAGATCGTAAATTTGCCGCAGAAATCCAAGCAACCTTGAGCGCACAGGAAATAGAAACCGATTATTTAAGGGTAGGGCAGGCTTTGGATTTGCAAAAGCCCCTATGTGATTATGTTATTCCTTATACGCAACAAGGTGTGCCAATGATTGGCTCAACCGATGTTGGTGATGTTAGCTGGGTGGTGCCAACTGTTGAAGCAAAAATTGCAACCCATGCCATTGGAACACCGGGCCATTCTTGGCAAATTACCGCACAAGGCAAAGCACCTGCTGCCCATAAAGGAATGCTCTATGCAGCCAAAGTCATGGCGGGCACTGGATTGGATGTTTTACGCGATCCTGTCTTGATGCAAGAAATAAAGAATGACCATAAAAAGCGTTTGGCAAAAACTCCTTATATTTGCCCAATTCCAGCTGACGTAAAGCCGCCAATACAACCAAAACCAACAAATCTAGAATAG
- a CDS encoding M20 family metallopeptidase, producing MQNSERVWDIIEEKRSDYEGLSDRVWGMPEIAYTEYRSVLEHKKMLEAEGFKLHENVAGIPTAIIGEAGEGGPIIAFLGEYDALPGLSQEANIAQYRPLEGNGNGHGCGHNLLGSAALLAAAAVKDWLKETGTAGRVRYYGCPAEEGGAAKAYMARAGAFDDVDIAITWHPASFTRVGESLSLANTRTDFIFSGRTSHAAASPHLGRSALDAVELMNVGVNYLREHVPSDSRIHYAYLDAGGVAPNVVQGKAIIRYSIRGANNSAVVELNERIRKVAEGAAMMTETSVEIKVRGAVSNMLPNTPFQEVMDKNMHRLGGVAFDEQDRKFAAEIQATLSAQEIETDYLRVGQALDLQKPLCDYVIPYTQQGVPMIGSTDVGDVSWVVPTVEAKIATHAIGTPGHSWQITAQGKAPAAHKGMLYAAKVMAGTGLDVLRDPVLMQEIKNDHKKRLAKTPYICPIPADVKPPIQPKPSDLV from the coding sequence ATGCAAAATAGTGAACGCGTTTGGGATATTATTGAGGAAAAGCGTAGCGATTATGAAGGATTAAGCGACCGCGTTTGGGGTATGCCTGAAATTGCCTATACAGAATATAGATCGGTGCTTGAGCATAAAAAAATGCTAGAAGCGGAAGGCTTTAAACTTCATGAAAATGTAGCAGGTATTCCCACCGCCATCATCGGCGAGGCCGGTGAAGGGGGGCCTATTATTGCATTTTTGGGTGAATATGATGCTCTTCCTGGCCTTAGCCAAGAGGCAAATATCGCCCAATATCGCCCCCTTGAGGGAAATGGCAATGGTCATGGCTGCGGCCATAATCTGTTAGGCTCTGCGGCGCTGCTTGCGGCGGCAGCTGTTAAGGATTGGCTTAAAGAAACGGGTACTGCTGGGCGTGTGCGCTATTATGGTTGCCCAGCAGAAGAGGGAGGCGCAGCTAAGGCCTATATGGCACGAGCTGGCGCATTTGATGATGTTGATATTGCCATAACGTGGCATCCTGCCTCTTTTACCCGTGTTGGTGAATCTCTGTCTCTTGCTAATACGCGTACGGATTTTATTTTTTCTGGCCGCACATCCCATGCCGCAGCTTCACCCCATCTTGGCCGTAGTGCACTTGATGCGGTTGAATTGATGAATGTTGGTGTCAATTATTTGCGCGAGCATGTTCCTTCAGATTCACGCATTCATTATGCCTATCTTGATGCCGGCGGTGTTGCTCCTAATGTTGTGCAGGGAAAAGCCATTATACGCTATTCTATTCGCGGTGCGAATAATTCAGCGGTTGTTGAACTTAATGAACGCATCCGCAAAGTTGCAGAAGGCGCGGCGATGATGACCGAAACAAGTGTCGAGATTAAGGTACGCGGTGCCGTTTCTAATATGCTGCCCAATACGCCATTTCAAGAAGTTATGGATAAGAATATGCATCGCCTTGGCGGTGTAGCTTTTGATGAACAAGATCGTAAATTTGCGGCAGAAATCCAAGCAACCTTGAGCGCACAAGAAATAGAAACCGATTATTTAAGGGTAGGGCAGGCTTTGGATTTGCAAAAGCCCTTATGTGATTATGTCATCCCTTATACGCAACAAGGTGTGCCAATGATTGGCTCAACCGATGTTGGTGATGTAAGCTGGGTGGTGCCAACTGTTGAAGCAAAAATTGCAACCCATGCCATTGGAACACCTGGCCATTCTTGGCAAATTACCGCACAAGGCAAAGCACCTGCTGCCCATAAAGGAATGCTCTATGCAGCCAAAGTCATGGCGGGTACTGGGTTGGATGTTTTACGCGATCCTGTCTTGATGCAAGAAATCAAGAATGACCATAAAAAGCGTTTAGCAAAAACTCCTTATATTTGCCCAATTCCAGCTGACGTAAAGCCGCCAATACAACCAAAACCAAGCGACCTTGTTTAA
- a CDS encoding alpha/beta fold hydrolase: MPVTPFDNNFKDMADYIAIFSQLNPILSDDKRFLAWRSNFSGSYQIWLLDRQTNKKIQITDHCGNIYKISFRPLSHDLIFLTDNGGDERLQIWLYDAGSNSSRALTSDPLTRHDWGCWSKDGKSIAYSANLNDKFSMAIYVMSVDDGQARCVYEGDGYRTAMSFIEKDNAILILDSNRSSFDQDIFRLDLLSGEYQNYLPHSGKARYKNIKSTANGDILLITDQSHDFFHIAKKSSGKIDLQQVFLLENKDIDLFALSSNQKDLAISYIDDGWCRFIIYDIIGETTRMVNLPFAGVIQSIDWLEDGQKLLLCIEAPNVAPSIWIYDLNSEIFEEQAPLKNNILPPSRQPMVASIKSFDGLEVPYFIYMPDQKPPLAGFPAIIFVHGGPESQWQPNFRADIQYYLAQGIAIIAPNVRGSTGYGRAYSELDDQKLRLNSVLDLINIRLDVASKDDIDESRIGICGQSYGGFMVLAAMTRYPDLWKAGVDFYGIANFHTLLETTGPWRRRLREAEYGDIESMGKQLKEFSPIHMIGAINAPLFLAHGLEDPRVTPCESEMVYSCLRGLGKEVEYLRIPKEGHGFLKQHNRINVFTAVANFWQRHL; encoded by the coding sequence ATGCCAGTGACACCATTTGATAATAATTTTAAAGATATGGCAGATTATATTGCGATCTTTTCGCAACTTAATCCTATTTTATCGGATGATAAACGGTTTTTGGCTTGGCGCAGCAATTTTAGCGGCAGCTATCAAATTTGGTTGCTTGATCGCCAAACAAATAAAAAAATCCAAATTACCGATCATTGCGGTAATATATATAAAATATCTTTTCGTCCTTTGTCGCATGATTTAATTTTTCTAACCGATAATGGTGGCGATGAGCGGTTACAAATTTGGCTTTATGATGCTGGCTCAAATTCCTCAAGGGCACTAACCTCAGACCCATTAACCCGCCATGATTGGGGGTGTTGGTCTAAAGATGGCAAGTCGATTGCCTATTCGGCTAATCTTAACGACAAATTTTCCATGGCAATTTATGTAATGTCTGTTGACGATGGGCAGGCGAGATGCGTCTATGAGGGTGATGGCTATCGCACGGCAATGAGTTTTATTGAAAAAGACAATGCGATTTTAATTCTTGATTCAAACCGCTCATCCTTTGATCAGGATATTTTTCGGCTCGATCTTTTAAGTGGTGAATATCAAAATTATTTGCCGCATAGTGGCAAGGCACGCTATAAAAATATAAAATCAACTGCAAATGGCGACATTTTACTCATCACCGACCAGAGCCACGATTTTTTTCATATAGCCAAAAAATCTTCAGGAAAAATCGACCTTCAGCAAGTTTTTTTGCTGGAAAATAAAGACATTGATTTATTTGCCTTATCCAGTAATCAAAAAGATTTGGCTATCAGTTATATTGATGATGGATGGTGTCGTTTCATTATTTACGATATCATTGGTGAGACAACACGCATGGTCAATTTACCTTTTGCCGGTGTTATTCAATCTATCGACTGGTTAGAGGATGGCCAAAAATTATTGCTTTGTATAGAAGCGCCAAATGTTGCTCCTTCCATTTGGATTTATGATTTAAATAGTGAAATATTTGAAGAGCAGGCACCGTTAAAAAATAACATTTTACCTCCTTCACGACAGCCTATGGTGGCGAGTATTAAAAGTTTTGACGGATTAGAAGTCCCTTATTTTATATATATGCCGGACCAAAAGCCGCCACTCGCAGGTTTTCCAGCTATTATTTTTGTTCATGGTGGTCCAGAGTCGCAATGGCAGCCAAATTTTCGGGCAGATATCCAATATTATCTTGCTCAAGGGATAGCTATTATTGCTCCCAATGTTCGTGGTTCAACTGGATATGGCCGTGCATATAGCGAATTAGACGATCAAAAATTAAGGTTAAATAGCGTCCTTGATCTCATCAATATCCGATTAGATGTTGCCAGCAAGGACGATATTGACGAAAGCCGGATAGGGATTTGCGGACAATCCTATGGCGGTTTTATGGTTCTTGCTGCCATGACACGTTATCCTGATTTATGGAAGGCTGGCGTTGATTTTTATGGCATTGCCAATTTTCATACTCTTTTGGAAACCACAGGCCCATGGCGCAGACGTTTACGCGAGGCGGAATATGGTGACATAGAAAGCATGGGCAAACAACTTAAAGAGTTTTCACCCATTCATATGATTGGCGCAATCAATGCGCCGCTTTTTCTAGCTCATGGTCTTGAGGATCCAAGGGTAACCCCATGTGAAAGTGAAATGGTTTATTCATGCTTACGCGGGTTAGGCAAAGAGGTTGAATATTTGCGTATTCCAAAAGAAGGGCATGGTTTTTTAAAACAACATAATCGCATCAATGTTTTTACTGCGGTTGCAAATTTTTGGCAGCGTCATCTTTAA
- a CDS encoding M20 family metallopeptidase — protein sequence MNNIANFLERHKHDILEDLQALVAKQSPSHDKHAVDVCGSFLSELFQKRLGIGVEKFEQTLVGDNLLFKIGEGNHRSLLIGHFDTVWDIDRLGTRIENGKFYGPGAFDMKAGLVQGIWALKALQEMGALNSREVWFLCTSDEEIGSNHSRQLIEDIAKQCNDVFVLEPCEEGTGNLKIARKGVGNFFIKIYGKAAHAGNNPLGGISAAEEMAHQILWINSLQDLARGTSVNVGIATSGNRINVIPDFAEISIDVRVTSMDEAERIHTALSACKPYLAGAKVEMNGKLTRPPMEQNAGNKQLFDIALKAANNLGMVVGGSSVGGGSDGNFTSALNIPTLDGLGAEGGGPHAEYEHVIIDVLHKRAALLAEILGSGQ from the coding sequence ATGAACAATATCGCCAATTTTTTAGAACGTCATAAGCACGATATATTGGAAGATTTACAAGCTTTGGTTGCCAAGCAATCACCATCACATGATAAGCATGCAGTTGATGTTTGCGGTAGTTTTTTAAGCGAATTATTTCAAAAACGATTGGGCATTGGTGTTGAAAAATTTGAACAAACGCTTGTTGGCGATAACCTGTTGTTCAAAATAGGTGAGGGCAATCACCGTTCATTATTAATCGGCCATTTTGATACGGTTTGGGATATTGATCGCCTTGGCACACGTATTGAAAATGGCAAGTTTTATGGGCCCGGCGCTTTTGATATGAAAGCAGGGCTTGTTCAAGGTATCTGGGCGCTTAAGGCTTTACAAGAAATGGGTGCGTTAAACAGCCGTGAAGTTTGGTTCCTTTGCACAAGTGATGAAGAAATTGGCAGTAACCATTCACGCCAATTAATTGAAGATATTGCTAAACAATGCAATGATGTATTTGTTCTTGAACCTTGCGAAGAGGGAACAGGAAATTTAAAAATCGCTCGTAAAGGTGTTGGCAATTTCTTCATAAAAATCTATGGAAAAGCCGCTCATGCGGGTAATAATCCCTTAGGTGGTATCAGTGCAGCTGAAGAAATGGCCCATCAAATTTTATGGATTAATAGTTTACAAGATTTGGCGCGTGGTACTTCAGTTAATGTCGGGATTGCAACTTCTGGCAATCGCATCAATGTTATTCCAGATTTTGCCGAAATATCCATAGATGTGCGGGTTACCTCAATGGATGAAGCTGAACGTATTCATACTGCGCTATCAGCCTGCAAACCCTATTTAGCTGGTGCTAAGGTAGAAATGAACGGTAAATTGACCCGACCACCCATGGAGCAAAATGCCGGAAATAAGCAACTATTTGATATCGCGCTAAAGGCGGCCAATAATCTTGGTATGGTAGTTGGCGGCAGTTCCGTTGGCGGCGGTAGTGATGGTAATTTTACATCCGCACTTAATATTCCTACCCTTGATGGTCTTGGCGCTGAGGGCGGTGGGCCGCATGCCGAATATGAACATGTGATTATTGATGTTTTACATAAGCGTGCGGCACTTTTAGCGGAAATATTAGGAAGCGGCCAATAA
- a CDS encoding SDR family oxidoreductase encodes MNKILQGKIAAITGAASGIGLASTRAMMNAGAKVVLIDRDKNALDKVCQELGSMAVPLVLDLLNRDECKNILSRLLEVVDHIDIFHANAGIYIGGDLINADLDHIDRMLELNINVVMKNVRSIMPHMMERKTGDIIVTSSLAAHAAVVWEPVYASSKWAVDCFVQTMRRQLRSFGIRVGSVSPGPVISALLADWPEENLEKAKKEGSLMEPSEVADAIVFMLSRPRNVTIRDMVIIPSNFDL; translated from the coding sequence TTGAATAAGATATTACAAGGAAAAATTGCCGCTATAACCGGTGCTGCATCAGGTATTGGTCTTGCTAGTACCCGTGCCATGATGAATGCAGGCGCAAAAGTAGTGCTTATTGACCGCGATAAAAATGCCCTTGATAAAGTTTGTCAAGAATTAGGTTCAATGGCTGTGCCTTTGGTGCTTGATCTATTAAACCGCGATGAGTGTAAAAACATCCTTTCGCGCCTGCTAGAAGTGGTTGATCATATCGATATATTCCATGCCAATGCCGGTATTTACATTGGCGGCGATCTTATCAATGCCGACCTTGATCATATTGATCGCATGTTAGAGCTTAATATTAACGTAGTTATGAAAAATGTTCGTTCAATTATGCCGCATATGATGGAACGCAAAACCGGTGATATTATTGTAACAAGCTCGCTTGCCGCTCATGCCGCAGTGGTTTGGGAGCCGGTCTATGCGTCATCAAAATGGGCAGTTGATTGCTTTGTGCAAACCATGCGCCGGCAATTACGCAGTTTTGGTATACGCGTCGGTTCTGTTTCACCGGGCCCGGTTATTAGTGCCTTACTTGCTGATTGGCCGGAAGAAAATCTTGAAAAAGCAAAAAAAGAAGGCAGCCTGATGGAGCCTAGCGAAGTTGCGGATGCTATCGTTTTTATGCTTTCGCGCCCACGCAATGTCACCATTCGCGATATGGTCATTATCCCATCCAATTTTGACCTTTAA